Within the Thiohalobacter sp. IOR34 genome, the region CGCGCCAGCCGCCGGTGCCGCTGGCCATCAAGGGCACCGAGGGCATGGTCGTCAGTTTCGCCAAGTGCTGCCGGCCGATCCCCGGCGACCCCATCATCGGCTTCGTCAGCGCCGGGCGCGGCATCGTCATCCACAGCGAGAACTGCAAGAACGTCGCCGACTTCCGCAGCCAGCCGGAGAAGTGGCTGGACGTCGAATGGGAGGCCGAGCCGCAGGGCGAGTTCGCCGCCGAGCTGCGGGTCGAGGTCGCCAACCAGCGCGGTGTGCTGGCCACGGTGGCGGCGGCCATCGCCGATCTCGGCTCCAACATCGAGAACGTCGACATCGGCGAGCGCGACGGTCTGAACACCACCCTGGTGTTCACCATCAGTGTCCGCGACCGGCGCCACCTGGCCGCCGTGATGCGCAAGATCCGACACATCCCCCAGGTGATGCGCGTTTCGCGCATCAAGGGTTGAACCCATCCCGCAGAGGAGTCAGCAGTGGCAAGAGAGATCATATCCACCGACCGTGCGCCGCAGGCCATCGGCACCTATTCGCAGGCCGTGAAGTGCGGCCAGACCGTCTATCTGTCGGGCCAGATTCCGCTGGTGCCGGAGACCATGCAGCTGGTCGAGGGCGACATGGAGGCGCAGATCCGCCGCGTCTTCGACAACCTGGCCGCGGTCTGCGAGGCAGCGGGCGGCGGCCTGGCCGACATCGCCAAGCTCAACGTCTTTCTCACCGACCTGGCCCACTTTCCGCTGGTCAACCAGGTGATGGCCGATTACTTCGCCGAGCCCTATCCGGCGCGGGCCGCGATCGGTGTCGCCAGTCTGCCCAAGGATGCCGCAGTGGAGATGGATGCGGTGATGGTGCTGGGCTAGGAGCCCTTGGACCGCATGCCACGCGGGGAGGCGGCACCCAGCCTCGACCGCCTGCCGGTGACCGCGCTCCGGGGCGTGGGGCCGCGCATGGCCGGCAAGCTGGCGCGGCTCGGCATCGAGAGCGTGCAGGATCTGCTGTTCCACCTGCCGCTGCGCTATCAGGACCGCACCCGGATCCTGCCCATGGGCAGTCTGCGCCCCGGTGACCAGGCGGTGGTCGAGGGGTGCATCGAGCTGGCCGAGGTGAAGTTCGGCCGGCGCCGCATGCTGCTGGTGCGGCTCGGCGACGGCACCGGCCAGCTCACCCTGCGCTTCTTCCATTTCAATGCCAGCCAGCAGGCCAGCCTGCAGCGCGGTGTCCGGCTGCGCTGCTATGGCGAGATCCGTGCCGGTGGCGCCACCCTGGAGATGATCCATCCCGAATACCAGGCGGTCTCGGACGCGGCGCCGCCCGCCGTGGAGACCCATCTGACGCCCATCTACCCCACCACCGAGGGTGTGCACCAGCTGACCCTGCGCGGTCTCACCGAGCAGGCGCTGGCCCTGCTCGCTGCCGATCCGGATGCCCTCCCCGACTGGCTGCCGTCGGAGCTGCTGGAGGGGCTTGGCCTGCCCGGACTCGCCGAGGCGCTGGCGGTCATGCACCGGCCGCCGGCGGAGACACCGCTGGAGGCCCTGCTGGCGGATGGCCATCCGGCACGCCGGCGGCTGGTGTTCGAGGAGCTGCTGGCCCATCACCTCAGCCTGCGCCAGTTGCGCCAGCGGGCGCAGCAGACCCGCGCCCTGCCGCTGGCCGGTGACGGCCGGCTGCGCTCGCAGCTCCTGGAGGGGCTGGGTTTTCTGCCCACCGCCGCCCAGCGGCGGGTGGCGGCGGAGATCGAGGCGGACCTGCAGCGGCCCCACCCCATGCTGCGCCTGGTGCAGGGCGACGTGGGCTCGGGCAAGACCCTGGTCGCCGTGCTGGCCGCGCTGCAGGCGGTGGAGGCCGGTGCCCAGGCCGCGGTGATGGCGCCCACCGAACTGCTTGCCGAGCAACACTGCCGGACCTTTGCCGCCTGGCTGGCGCCGCTGGGGCTGGAGGTCGCCTGGCTGTCCGGCAAGACCAAGGGGCGTGCCCGGCGCGATGCCCTGGCCGCGATCGCCGACGGCTCGGCCCCCCTGGTGGTCGGCACCCATGCCCTGTTCCAGGAGGAGGTGACCTTTGCCCGTCTGGGGCTGGTGATCGTCGATGAGCAGCATCGCTTCGGTGTCCATCAGCGGCTGGCGCTGCGCGACAAGGGGCGCCACGGCGAGTGGCATCCGCATCAGCTGACCCTGACCGCCACCCCCATCCCGCGGACCCTGGCGATGGCCGTCTACGCCGATCTCGACACCTCGCTGATCGACGAGTTGCCGCCGGGCCGACAGCCGGTGCAGACGGTGGTGATTCCCGACAGCCGCCGGGCCGAGGTGGTGCAGCGGGTGGAGCGGGCCTGCGCCGGTGGCCAGCAGGCCTACTGGGTCTGCACCCTGATCGAGGAGTCGGAGGCCCTGCAGTGCCAGGCGGCCGAGGACGCGGCGCAGCAGCTCGGCGAGGCCCTGCCCGGGCTGCGGGTCGGCCTGGTGCACGGGCGCATGAAGGCGCAGGAGAAGGAGGCGGTGATGGCGGCCTTCAAAGCCGGCGACATCCAGTTGCTGGTCGCCACCACGGTGATCGAGGTCGGCGTCGATGTGCCCAATGCCTCGCTGATGATCATCGAGAATGCCGAGCGCCTGGGGCTGGCCCAGCTGCACCAGCTGCGCGGCCGGGTCGGGCGCGGCGCGGCGCAGAGTAGTTGCGTGCTGATGTATCACCCGCCGCTGTCGCGCCTGGCGCGGGAACGGCTCGCCGTGCTGCGCGAGACCAGCGACGGTTTCGAGATCGCTCGCCGCGACCTGGAACTGCGTGGTCCTGGCGAGGTGCTGGGTACCCGCCAGACCGGTCTGCTGCAGATGCGCATCGCCGATCTGCTGCGCGACCAGGCGCAGTTGCCGCGGGTGGAGCAGGTCGCGGGCCTGTTGCTGGAGCGCCATCCGCAGCGGGTCGCGCCGCTGATCCGCCGCTGGCTGGGCGAACGCCTGCGCTACGGCGAGGTGTGACCGCCGGCGCCGCCCGGGCGTCGCGATTCGTGCGATAATCCCGGGCCTGTCCCGCTACCGATGTGCTTGATATCCCGTGACACGTCATCTGCTGCATGGTCTGCACTGGGCGCCTCCGCAGCGCCGACTGCGTTCCGCGCTGGATGCGCGGCTGCGCCGCTGGTTGCTCGACCCCGCTTCCCTCACCCGGCGCTTGCAGCAGGCCTGTCCCGGCCGGTTCCGGGTACGGCTGGAGTTCCAGGGCTGGGCCCGGCCGCTGCTGGATGAGGCGCAGGCGCTGGGCATGGCGCCCCGGCAGCTGGCGCTGATCCGCGAGGTGCACCTGCTGTGCGACGAGCGGCCCTGGGTGTTCGCCCGCACGGTGATTCCCCGCCGGACCCTGAGCGGCCCCCAGCGACGGCTCGCCCGCCTCGGCGAGCGTCCGCTGGGGGCCTTCCTGTTCGCCGACCCGGGCATGCGTCGCGAACCGGTGGAGATTGCCGCCATCCCCCGCGGCACCCTCACCTGGGCACATGCCGTCGAGGGTCTGGAACGGCCGCCAGCGCAGGTCTGGGGGCGGCGCTCGGTGTTCCGTCTCGGCGGCAAGCCGCTGTTGGTGAGCGAGATCTTCCTGCCGGGCGTCAGCGGCTGCGGGGAGGGCTGAGGCGATGACGCCGGCGGCGCTGCGCGAGCGGCTGTACCAGTACTACCTGCTGATGCGGCTCGACCGGCCGATCGGCATTCTGCTGCTGCTGTGGCCGACGCTCTGGGCCCTGTGGATGGCCGCAGGTGGCCTGCCCGACCTGCAGGTGTTGCTGGTGTTCGTCGCCGGCGTGGTGCTGATGCGTTCCGCCGGCTGCGTGATCAACGACTTCGCCGACCGCCGCATCGACCCCCACGTGCGGCGCACCCGCGAGCGGCCGATCGCCGCCGGCCGGGTCAGCCCCCGCGAGGCGCTGCTGCTGTTCGCGGTGCTCTGCCTGGCCGCCTTCGCACTGGTGCTGACGCTCAACCGCCTGACCGTGCTGCTCTCCTTCGGCGCCCTGGCGCTGGCCGCCCTCTACCCCTTCACCAAGCGCTACACCCGGCTGCCACAGGTGGTGCTGGGAGCGGCCTTCGGCTGGGCCATCCCCATGGCCTTCGCGGCCCAGACCGGTGAGGTGCCGCGCCTCGCCTGGCTGCTGTTCACGGTCAACGTGCTCTGGGCCACGGCCTACGACACCATGTATGCCATGGTCGACCGGGAGGACGACCTGAAGATCGGCGTCAAGTCCACCGCCATCCTGTTCGGCGAGGCGGACCGGTTGGTGATCGGGGTGCTGCAGCTGCTGGTGCTGCTTGGCCTGGTGCTGGCCGGGCGGCTGGCCAGCCTCGGTCTGCTGTACCATTTCGGCCTGCTGCTGGCGGCGGGGTTCGCCCTCTATCAGCAGTACCTGATCCGCCGGCGGGATGCCGAGGGCTGCTTCGCGGCCTTCCTCAACAACAACTGGTTCGGTGCCGCGGTGTTCGTCGGCATCGTCCTCGACTATCTCGGTCGCGCCGGCTGAGGCCGCGATCGGCCCGGCGCGTATCGATTCCCGCAGTCGCCTCAGCGTGAATCGTGGCCGGGGGTGCGGGCACAGACCCAGAGCTCGACCCGCTCGGCGCCGGCGGCCTTCAGCACCCGGGCCAGGGCATCGGCGGTGCTGCCGGTGGTCATGACGTCGTCGAGGATGGCGATGTGGCGGCCGGCGGGCGGACGCTGCAGCCCGAAGGCGCCGCGCAGGTTGCGCCGGCGGTCGCCGGACGACAGGCCGGACTGGGGCAGGGTGGCACGCAGCCGCCGGCAGCTGTCCAGCTCCAGCGGCAGGCCGAGCCGGCGGGCGCTGAAGCGGGCGATCTCGATGGCCTGGTTGAAGCCGCGCTGGCGTTGCCGTGCCGGGTGCAGGGGCACGGGCAGGATGCAGTCGGGGCGGGGCTCGGCCGCCAGACGCTCGGCGAGCAGTTCGCCCAGCAGCCGGGCATGGGCCAGGCGGGTGGCGAACTTGAGGCCGGTGATCAGGCTGTCGACCGGTGGCCGGTAGAGCAGGGCGGCGCGGGCAGCGTCGAAGGCCGGCGGGGCCTGCAGGCAGCGCCCGCAGGGGCGGTCACCGGTTCCGGCCGGAAGGGGCGTCGCGCAGCGCGGGCAGGCTGCCGCCGGCCGCGGCAGCTCCCGGCGGCAGCCGCTGCACAGGTCGAGGCCGTCGCTGCCCGGCCCGCCGCAGAGCAGGCAGTGCGGGACCCAGAGCCGCAGCTGGAGCGCCTCAAGCCAGTTGTAAACCATCGGGGTCCATCCCGGTTGACAGTGGAATCCGTTCGGGCGATAGTCGCTCGCCCGTTTTCCAGTCTACACCAGGGGAAAAGCGGATAACCCGACGGGCACAAGGCGTGCCTTCAGCGATAAGGCTGCAACATGTCGAACGATCGAACAACGATGCCAATTTCAGGGCGTCCCGGTGACATATCCGGGCTGGCCGGGTCGCCGATGACCGATTCCGCCGCGCCGGTGCAGCTGATCACGGGCCGCAGTGCCCGCAACGCGGCCGCCCTGTTCAACTGGGGCAACATCGTCTCCCTGCTGCTGCCCTTCCCGCTGCTGATCTTCTGGCTGGGGGCCTCGATGTTCGTCTATGCCATGAACCGCCACCATCCCAACCCCAAGGTCGGCCACTATACCCAGCAGGCAGCCTATCGCTTCTATGGCATCACCGGCTTCTTCGTCGCCGCCGCCATGTTCCTGCCGGTCGATCTCAGCTATTACCTCATCGCCTGGGCGCTGGCGGCGCTGATCCTGCTGCCCTGGTCGATCCGCGACCTGCTGCGCATCTACCGGGACAGCTGGGAGGATCAGCGTCTGCTGCGGGAGGTGCAGGCATGAGCGCCCCGCTGGCCGAGCGGCAGGCGGCAGACGGCCTGCGCCACGACTGGTCGCGGGAGGAGATCCTCGAACTCTTCGGGCTGCCCTTCAACGACCTGCTGTTCCGGGCCCAGCAGGTGCATCGCGCCGGCTTCGATCCCAACGCGGTGCAGATCAGCACCCTGCTGTCGATCAAGACCGGCGCCTGCCCCGAGGACTGTGCCTACTGTCCGCAGAGCGCCCACTACAAGACCGAGCTGGACGTCGAGCGGCTGCTGCCGGTGGAAGAGGTGGTGGCCGCGGCCCGCGAGGCGCGGGCGCGAGGCGCCAGCCGCTTCTGCATGGGCGCGGCCTGGCGCAGTCCCCGTGACCGGGATCTGGAGCCGGTGCTGGAGATGGTGCGTGCGGTCAAGGCCGAGGGCCTGGAGACCTGCCTCACCCTGGGCATGCTCAGCGAGGCCCAGGTGGCCCGCCTCAAGGCGGCCGGCCTGGACTACTACAACCACAACCTGGACACCTCGCCGGACTTCTACGGCGAGATCATCTCCACCCGCACCTACCAGGACCGGCTCGATACCCTGCGTCACGTCCGCGAGGCGGGCATCAACGTCTGCGCCGGCGGTATCGTCGGCATGGGCGAGTCGCGCGCCGACCGCGCCGGCCTGCTGCAGGCGCTGGCCAATCTGCCGCGCCACCCGGAGAGCGTGCCGGTCAACCTGCTGGTGCGGGTCGAGGGTACGCCGCTGGCCGAGGTCGAGCCGCCGGACCCCTTCGAGTTCGTGCGCACCCTGGCGGTGGCCCGGCTGCTGATGCCGAAATCCTACGTGCGCCTCTCCGCCGGTCGCGAATCCATGAGCGACGAGCTGCAGGCGCTGTGCTTCCTGGCCGGCGCCAATTCCATCTTCTATGGCGAGAAGCTGCTCACCACCGGCAACCCCGACACCGACCAGGACCGGCGCCTGTTCGAGCGGCTCGGCCTGAAGCCCCTCTGAGGGCGCCGCCGCGTCCGATGAAGGACCTCGCCGCTCCCCTCGCCGCGCGCCGCGCGGCCGGCCTCTACCGCCAGCGGCGTCGGGTCGGCAGTCCGCAGGCTGCCGAGATCGAGGTCGACGGGCGGCGCCTGCTGGCCTTCTGCAGCAACGATTACCTCGGCCTGGCCGCTCATCCGCAGATCGCCGCGGCCCTGGCCCGCGGTGCCGAACGCTGGGGTACCGGGGCCGGCGCGGCGCACCTGATCAGCGGCCACAGCCGGGCCCATGAGGCCCTGGAGGAGGCGCTGGCCGAGTTCGTCGGCGCCCCCCGCGCGTTGCTCTTCTCCACCGGCTACATGGCCAATCTCGGGGTCATCAGCGCCCTCGCCGGACGCGGCGACCGGGTGTTCGAGGACCGGCTCAATCACGCCTCGCTGCTCGACGGTGCCCGGCTCGGCGGGGCGCGGCTGCTGCGCTACCGCCATGCCGATGCCGCCGACCTGGAGGCGCGGCTGGCCGCGGCCGGCAGCAGCGAGCGGCTGGTGGCCAGCGACGGGGTCTTTTCCATGGACGGTGACCTCGCCCCGCTGCCGGCGCTGCTTGCCGCCGCGCGCCGGCACGATGCCCGCCTGCTGGTGGACGACGCCCATGGTCTGGGGGTGCTCGGCCCCGGCGGCCGCGGCAGCCTGGCGCATGCCGGCCTCGTGCCGGAGACGGACGATCTGATCCTGGTCGGCACCCTGGGCAAGGCCTTCGGTACCTTCGGTGCCTTCGTCGCCGGTTCCGAGGCGCTGATCGAGACCCTGATCCAGCAGGCCCGTCCCTACATCTATACCACGGCCCCGCCGCCGGCACTGGCCGAGGCGACCCTGGCCAGCCTGGCCCTGGTGCAGGGCGAGGACTGGCGTCGCGAGCGGCTGCGGGCGCTGATCGCCCGGCTGCGTGCCGGTGCCGCCGAGCTGGGGCTGCCGCTGATGGATTCGACGACCCCGGTGCAACCGCTGCTGGTGGGGGAGGCGGGGGCCGCCCTGGCGCTCAGCGAGCAGCTGCTGGCGGCCGGTATCCTGGTCCCGGCGATTCGTCCGCCGACGGTCCCGGAGGGCAGCGCCCGGCTGCGCATCAGCCTCTCGGCCGCGCACAGCGAGGCCCAGGTCGATACCCTGCTGGCGGCGCTGGATGCGGCCGGCGCGGGGCGGGTGGCGTGAGCCTGGCGGTGCAGCGCAGCGGCCGTGGCCCCGACCTGGTGCTGGTGCATGGCTGGGGGCTGGAGAGCGGCGTCTGGGCGCCGCTGCTGGAGCCGCTGGGCCGGCAGTTCCGGCTGCACTGCATCGATCTGCCGGGGCATGGCGGCAGTCCGCTGACTGGCGAGTTCGAGTTCGATGCCGTGGTCGGGGCGCTGCTCGAGGCGGCGCCGGCCGGGGCCGCCTGGCTGGGCTGGTCGCTGGGCGGCATGCTGGCGCTGGGTGCGGCCCTGGCCGCTCCGGAGCGGGTGGATCGCCTGCTGTTGGTGGCCAGCAGTCCACGCTTCGTGGCCGATGCCGACTGGCCGCACGCCATGCAGCCGGAGGTGCTGGCCGGCTTCGGTCGGGATCTGGCGACGGAACGCACGGCCACCCTGCGTCGTTTCCTGTCGCTGGTGGCGCGCGGTGCCCCGGACGCGGGTGTGTTGCGCGCCCTGCGCCGGCGGCTGGTGGAGGCCCCTGCGCCTGTGCCGGCAGCGCTGGCCGGCGGGCTGGCGATCCTGGCCGGTTGCGACCTGCGCTCGGCCCTGACGCGGCTGGAGGTGCCGCTGGCGGCCCTGTTCGGCGGGCGCGATGCCCTGGTGCCGGCGGGCGTGGCCGGCGATCTGGCGCGGCTGTGTCCGGCGCTGCGCGTGCAGTCTCTGCCCGCTGCCGGCCACGCTCCCTTCCTCTCCCATCCCGGTGAATTCGTCGCCGCTGCCGCGGCCCTGCTGGCATGAACGAGGGGCAGCGGATCGACAAGCGCCAGATGCGCCGCGCCTTTGCTGCCGCGGCGGCAGACTACGACGCCGGTGCCGTACTGCAGCGCGAGATCGGCGAGCGCCTGCTGGAGCGGCTGGCGCTGCTGCGGCTGCGCCCGGCGACCCTGCTCGATCTGGGCAGCGGCACCGGACAGATCGCCGAGGGCCTGCTGCGCCGTTACCGCGGCGCGCGGGTGGTGGCGCTGGACATTGCCGAGCCGATGCTGGCACGGGCGCGGCGCCGTGGCGGCTGGCGACGCCGGCCGCTGCCGGTGTGCGGCGACGCCGAATGCCTGCCGCTCGCCGATGCCAGCATCGACATGATCCTCTCCAACCTCTGTCTGCAGTGGGTCGACGACCTCGATGCCGCCTTCGCCGAGTTCCGGCGCGTGCTGCGGCCGGGCGGTGCCCTGCTGTTCACCAGCTTCGGCCCGGATACCCTCTGCGAGCTGCGCGAGGCCTGGGCGGCGGTGGACGCCATCCCGCACGTCAACCGCTTTCCCGACATGCACGAGGTCGGCGATGCCCTGCTGCGCGCCGGTCTGGCCGGGCCGGTGATGGATCG harbors:
- a CDS encoding RidA family protein — its product is MAREIISTDRAPQAIGTYSQAVKCGQTVYLSGQIPLVPETMQLVEGDMEAQIRRVFDNLAAVCEAAGGGLADIAKLNVFLTDLAHFPLVNQVMADYFAEPYPARAAIGVASLPKDAAVEMDAVMVLG
- the recG gene encoding ATP-dependent DNA helicase RecG, which translates into the protein MPRGEAAPSLDRLPVTALRGVGPRMAGKLARLGIESVQDLLFHLPLRYQDRTRILPMGSLRPGDQAVVEGCIELAEVKFGRRRMLLVRLGDGTGQLTLRFFHFNASQQASLQRGVRLRCYGEIRAGGATLEMIHPEYQAVSDAAPPAVETHLTPIYPTTEGVHQLTLRGLTEQALALLAADPDALPDWLPSELLEGLGLPGLAEALAVMHRPPAETPLEALLADGHPARRRLVFEELLAHHLSLRQLRQRAQQTRALPLAGDGRLRSQLLEGLGFLPTAAQRRVAAEIEADLQRPHPMLRLVQGDVGSGKTLVAVLAALQAVEAGAQAAVMAPTELLAEQHCRTFAAWLAPLGLEVAWLSGKTKGRARRDALAAIADGSAPLVVGTHALFQEEVTFARLGLVIVDEQHRFGVHQRLALRDKGRHGEWHPHQLTLTATPIPRTLAMAVYADLDTSLIDELPPGRQPVQTVVIPDSRRAEVVQRVERACAGGQQAYWVCTLIEESEALQCQAAEDAAQQLGEALPGLRVGLVHGRMKAQEKEAVMAAFKAGDIQLLVATTVIEVGVDVPNASLMIIENAERLGLAQLHQLRGRVGRGAAQSSCVLMYHPPLSRLARERLAVLRETSDGFEIARRDLELRGPGEVLGTRQTGLLQMRIADLLRDQAQLPRVEQVAGLLLERHPQRVAPLIRRWLGERLRYGEV
- a CDS encoding chorismate lyase, translating into MTRHLLHGLHWAPPQRRLRSALDARLRRWLLDPASLTRRLQQACPGRFRVRLEFQGWARPLLDEAQALGMAPRQLALIREVHLLCDERPWVFARTVIPRRTLSGPQRRLARLGERPLGAFLFADPGMRREPVEIAAIPRGTLTWAHAVEGLERPPAQVWGRRSVFRLGGKPLLVSEIFLPGVSGCGEG
- the ubiA gene encoding 4-hydroxybenzoate octaprenyltransferase, whose product is MTPAALRERLYQYYLLMRLDRPIGILLLLWPTLWALWMAAGGLPDLQVLLVFVAGVVLMRSAGCVINDFADRRIDPHVRRTRERPIAAGRVSPREALLLFAVLCLAAFALVLTLNRLTVLLSFGALALAALYPFTKRYTRLPQVVLGAAFGWAIPMAFAAQTGEVPRLAWLLFTVNVLWATAYDTMYAMVDREDDLKIGVKSTAILFGEADRLVIGVLQLLVLLGLVLAGRLASLGLLYHFGLLLAAGFALYQQYLIRRRDAEGCFAAFLNNNWFGAAVFVGIVLDYLGRAG
- a CDS encoding ComF family protein, with protein sequence MVYNWLEALQLRLWVPHCLLCGGPGSDGLDLCSGCRRELPRPAAACPRCATPLPAGTGDRPCGRCLQAPPAFDAARAALLYRPPVDSLITGLKFATRLAHARLLGELLAERLAAEPRPDCILPVPLHPARQRQRGFNQAIEIARFSARRLGLPLELDSCRRLRATLPQSGLSSGDRRRNLRGAFGLQRPPAGRHIAILDDVMTTGSTADALARVLKAAGAERVELWVCARTPGHDSR
- the bioB gene encoding biotin synthase BioB; the protein is MSAPLAERQAADGLRHDWSREEILELFGLPFNDLLFRAQQVHRAGFDPNAVQISTLLSIKTGACPEDCAYCPQSAHYKTELDVERLLPVEEVVAAAREARARGASRFCMGAAWRSPRDRDLEPVLEMVRAVKAEGLETCLTLGMLSEAQVARLKAAGLDYYNHNLDTSPDFYGEIISTRTYQDRLDTLRHVREAGINVCAGGIVGMGESRADRAGLLQALANLPRHPESVPVNLLVRVEGTPLAEVEPPDPFEFVRTLAVARLLMPKSYVRLSAGRESMSDELQALCFLAGANSIFYGEKLLTTGNPDTDQDRRLFERLGLKPL
- the bioF gene encoding 8-amino-7-oxononanoate synthase, whose amino-acid sequence is MKDLAAPLAARRAAGLYRQRRRVGSPQAAEIEVDGRRLLAFCSNDYLGLAAHPQIAAALARGAERWGTGAGAAHLISGHSRAHEALEEALAEFVGAPRALLFSTGYMANLGVISALAGRGDRVFEDRLNHASLLDGARLGGARLLRYRHADAADLEARLAAAGSSERLVASDGVFSMDGDLAPLPALLAAARRHDARLLVDDAHGLGVLGPGGRGSLAHAGLVPETDDLILVGTLGKAFGTFGAFVAGSEALIETLIQQARPYIYTTAPPPALAEATLASLALVQGEDWRRERLRALIARLRAGAAELGLPLMDSTTPVQPLLVGEAGAALALSEQLLAAGILVPAIRPPTVPEGSARLRISLSAAHSEAQVDTLLAALDAAGAGRVA
- the bioH gene encoding pimeloyl-ACP methyl ester esterase BioH translates to MSLAVQRSGRGPDLVLVHGWGLESGVWAPLLEPLGRQFRLHCIDLPGHGGSPLTGEFEFDAVVGALLEAAPAGAAWLGWSLGGMLALGAALAAPERVDRLLLVASSPRFVADADWPHAMQPEVLAGFGRDLATERTATLRRFLSLVARGAPDAGVLRALRRRLVEAPAPVPAALAGGLAILAGCDLRSALTRLEVPLAALFGGRDALVPAGVAGDLARLCPALRVQSLPAAGHAPFLSHPGEFVAAAAALLA
- the bioC gene encoding malonyl-ACP O-methyltransferase BioC; this encodes MNEGQRIDKRQMRRAFAAAAADYDAGAVLQREIGERLLERLALLRLRPATLLDLGSGTGQIAEGLLRRYRGARVVALDIAEPMLARARRRGGWRRRPLPVCGDAECLPLADASIDMILSNLCLQWVDDLDAAFAEFRRVLRPGGALLFTSFGPDTLCELREAWAAVDAIPHVNRFPDMHEVGDALLRAGLAGPVMDRELLTLTYADLRSLLADIRDIGAHNVIQGRPRGLTGKARWQAFAANYEARRREGRLPASYEVVYGHAWAPEDSRLRAEDGSVCIPVEGLRRR